One stretch of Candida orthopsilosis Co 90-125, chromosome 3 draft sequence DNA includes these proteins:
- a CDS encoding Pex17 peroxin, with amino-acid sequence MSYVPKLTIPESAYDPSTYNLRSTKPKSGLLVYLIRLTNGGSLALIVSYLVGFFIVKPLLETSNSRRLEFLECMRSNLRNIYLKMITKVSYIPIVAIKRNGKLHADAIIQTESQPEKQNTVEDRLLQGELHQKMVKMSSLLNTYVKHWSMEDFTNYKGVNFAIKDLQNKSDLVYFDDQEFFTLDTGLEAGPSGGKTKKRNIVVDTKNEVRSIKGLYMSGQV; translated from the coding sequence ATGTCTTATGTGCCCAAACTCACCATACCTGAGTCAGCATATGACCCATCGACTTACAACTTGAGATCTACAAAGCCAAAATCAGGTCTTTTGGTATACCTCATCAGATTAACCAATGGTGGGTCTCTTGCATTGATAGTATCATACTTGGTTGGatttttcattgtcaaaCCCTTGCTAGAAACGTCAAATTCTCGAAGGTTAGAATTCCTTGAATGTATGAGACTGAACTTGAGGAAtatttatttgaaaatgatcaCCAAAGTGAGTTATATACCTATTGTAGCCATTAAAAGGAATGGAAAATTACATGCTGATGCTATAATTCAAACGGAATCACAGCCAGAGAAGCAAAATACTGTAGAGGATAGATTATTACAGGGGGAGCTACATCAAAAGATGGTGAAAATGTCATCATTACTCAATACTTATGTTAAGCACTGGTCAATGGAAGATTTCACGAATTATAAAGGTGTCAACTTTGCAATCAAGgatttacaaaacaaatcagATTTGGTATACTTTGATGATCAAGAGTTTTTCACTTTGGATACTGGTTTGGAAGCTGGACCTAGTGGTGGTAAAACTAAGAAAAGgaatattgttgttgatacaaAGAATGAAGTTAGAAGTATAAAAGGATTGTATATGAGTGGGCAGGTTTAA
- a CDS encoding adhesin-like protein, producing the protein MISDSQLNTIALTFGFASIILILVYHAISTNINNLQHKKKVQ; encoded by the coding sequence ATGATACTGGATAGTCAGTTGAATACTATTGCATTGACCTTTGGGTTTGCCTCCATTATTTTGATCTTGGTGTATCATGCTATTTCcaccaatatcaacaatcttcAACACAAGAAAAAGGTACAATAA